One genomic region from Bradyrhizobium icense encodes:
- a CDS encoding ABC transporter substrate-binding protein produces the protein MKGSTRRRQMLRIAAACVLAVGVWGSGPASSQTQTEPVRIGALMSMTGALAEYGESILKGVQLAAEEINAGGGVLDGRRIEVVVGDDQTTPQPGVDAAQRLISVNRVSAIIGALASGVTIPVATSVTSVNKIPQISPASTAPAITTLKDDGFLFRTTPHDALQGVVLGDVAKEQGFSNVAVIYVNNDYGKGLAEAFAKRFEAIGGKVSASIAYEEKQASYRGEVQRAGRGKPDALMLIAYPGDGVPIVRQALEEGLFTKFVFSDGMKSTELITAIGAQHLEGMVGTAPEAVADSDAAVRFRKAFEAKHGALPPRPYIDTGYDAMYLLALAIENAKSTDGTAIRDALHAIANPPGEQVLPGEWKKARELLAAGNDVDYAGAAGSQNFDKSGDVPGTFGIWQIKGGKIETLRIVEPAA, from the coding sequence ATGAAAGGCTCTACGAGAAGGCGGCAGATGTTGCGGATTGCGGCGGCCTGCGTGCTTGCCGTTGGAGTATGGGGCTCCGGGCCTGCCTCGAGCCAGACGCAGACCGAGCCCGTCAGGATCGGCGCCCTGATGTCGATGACCGGCGCGCTGGCGGAATACGGAGAGAGCATCCTGAAGGGGGTCCAGTTGGCGGCCGAAGAGATCAACGCCGGCGGCGGCGTGCTCGACGGGCGCAGGATCGAGGTCGTGGTCGGCGACGACCAGACCACCCCGCAGCCGGGCGTCGACGCGGCGCAGCGGCTAATTTCCGTGAATCGCGTATCGGCCATCATCGGAGCGCTGGCGAGCGGCGTCACCATCCCGGTGGCGACGAGCGTAACAAGCGTGAACAAGATTCCGCAGATATCGCCCGCCTCGACAGCACCGGCGATCACGACGCTCAAGGACGACGGCTTCCTGTTCCGGACCACGCCGCACGACGCGCTCCAGGGCGTCGTATTGGGCGACGTCGCCAAGGAACAGGGCTTCTCGAACGTGGCCGTCATCTACGTGAATAATGACTATGGCAAGGGTCTCGCGGAAGCCTTCGCCAAGCGTTTCGAAGCGATCGGCGGCAAGGTGTCCGCGTCCATTGCCTACGAGGAAAAGCAGGCATCCTATCGCGGCGAAGTGCAACGCGCCGGCCGCGGCAAGCCGGACGCGCTGATGCTGATCGCCTACCCGGGCGACGGCGTGCCGATCGTGCGCCAGGCGCTTGAGGAGGGGCTGTTCACGAAGTTCGTGTTCAGCGACGGCATGAAATCGACCGAGCTGATTACGGCCATCGGCGCGCAGCATCTCGAGGGAATGGTGGGAACGGCGCCGGAGGCGGTCGCCGATTCTGATGCTGCGGTTCGCTTCCGCAAGGCCTTCGAGGCAAAGCACGGCGCATTGCCGCCAAGGCCGTACATCGATACCGGCTACGATGCGATGTATCTCCTTGCGTTGGCCATCGAGAATGCGAAGAGCACCGATGGAACCGCTATCCGTGACGCGCTCCACGCGATCGCCAATCCGCCGGGCGAGCAGGTGCTGCCCGGTGAATGGAAGAAGGCCAGGGAGCTTCTCGCCGCCGGCAACGACGTCGACTACGCCGGCGCCGCGGGAAGCCAGAACTTCGACAAAAGCGGCGACGTGCCCGGCACCTTCGGCATCTGGCAGATCAAGGGCGGGAAGATCGAGACGCTGCGTATCGTCGAGCCGGCGGCGTAA
- a CDS encoding nitroreductase, translating into MQFDDVILGRRSIRGYKPDPVPKALIAEIIGLAMRAPSSMNTQPWNFYVISGEPLDRIRAGNTERMVAGIPQSREFRTGQPFAGKHRDRQVGVAKQLFSAMGIERDNKDKRQDWVLRGFRQFDAPVCVIITYDRVLDGSDDTPFDCGAVATALVNAAWSRGLGAVINSQGIMQSPVVREHAGIADDQVIMKSIALGWPDETFPANAVVSERKSVEEATVFVGFEK; encoded by the coding sequence ATGCAGTTTGATGACGTTATCCTCGGTCGCCGGAGTATCCGCGGTTACAAACCTGATCCAGTACCCAAGGCGCTGATTGCGGAAATCATTGGGTTAGCGATGCGCGCTCCGTCGTCGATGAACACCCAGCCCTGGAATTTCTACGTCATATCAGGCGAACCGCTGGATCGGATCCGCGCCGGCAACACCGAGCGGATGGTGGCAGGCATACCGCAGTCGCGCGAGTTCCGCACAGGTCAGCCCTTTGCAGGCAAGCATCGCGACAGGCAGGTCGGTGTCGCCAAGCAATTATTCTCCGCGATGGGAATCGAGCGCGACAACAAGGACAAGCGCCAGGACTGGGTACTGCGCGGCTTCCGTCAGTTCGACGCGCCCGTCTGCGTGATCATCACCTATGACCGCGTGCTTGACGGCAGCGACGATACGCCCTTCGACTGCGGCGCTGTGGCGACCGCGCTCGTCAATGCCGCCTGGTCTCGCGGGCTCGGCGCCGTGATCAACAGCCAGGGCATCATGCAATCCCCCGTGGTGCGCGAGCACGCAGGCATAGCCGACGATCAGGTCATCATGAAAAGCATCGCGCTGGGCTGGCCGGATGAGACGTTTCCGGCGAATGCGGTGGTGTCGGAGCGGAAGTCCGTCGAGGAAGCCACGGTGTTCGTCGGGTTCGAGAAGTAG
- a CDS encoding TetR/AcrR family transcriptional regulator: MRVSRIQAAENRQTVINVASRLFRERGFDGIGLKDLMEGAGLTQGGFYKQFASKEDLVAEASRRALESASRRWSDAAAENPDDPLGAVIAFYLSADHREEKMDGCPIVALGADAARQGPDVKAAFEAGIKAHLEVLGRFIAETDGEEPKGKAMAILSTMVGAVTLSRVVNDPDLAQALLDAAVEQVRDAAAA, from the coding sequence ATGCGGGTGAGTCGCATTCAAGCCGCGGAGAACCGCCAAACCGTCATCAATGTGGCGAGTCGCCTCTTCAGGGAGCGCGGCTTTGATGGCATCGGGCTCAAGGATCTGATGGAGGGGGCCGGCCTGACCCAGGGCGGCTTCTACAAGCAGTTCGCGTCAAAAGAGGATTTGGTGGCAGAGGCGTCCAGGCGGGCATTGGAGAGTGCCTCCCGCCGATGGTCGGACGCGGCCGCGGAGAATCCTGATGATCCGCTTGGCGCGGTGATCGCGTTCTACCTCAGTGCCGACCATCGCGAAGAAAAGATGGACGGCTGCCCGATCGTGGCGCTCGGCGCGGATGCCGCCAGACAGGGCCCGGACGTGAAAGCGGCCTTCGAAGCGGGGATCAAGGCGCATCTCGAAGTCCTCGGCCGCTTTATTGCCGAGACGGACGGCGAGGAGCCCAAGGGCAAGGCCATGGCCATTCTCTCGACGATGGTCGGCGCGGTGACGCTATCGCGCGTCGTCAACGACCCCGATCTGGCTCAGGCCCTTTTGGATGCGGCGGTCGAACAGGTTCGCGACGCTGCTGCCGCTTGA
- a CDS encoding L,D-transpeptidase family protein: MLAAAFAAALTPVTCLGESSKPLPAKATKELPPELLSLLEQKKMPKHSPIVMRLFKEEAELEVWKQDTAGRFQILKTYPICRWSGDLGPKLREGDRQAPEGFYTVTPELMNPNSNFYLSINLGYPNSFDKANKRNGSFLMIHGDCWSSGCYAMTDEQISEIYSLARDSLSGRPSFQVQAYPFRLTPSNLARHRNSPNLAFWKMLKIGNDHFETTQREPRVDVCNRRYVFDAQPPANSPHPLVFNPAEKCPPFVVNPEIARRALGKRRADELEYARLLEDNLPAAPIYSGLDGGMNKAFLAQFPGRVTLAKVMPYASYLPQLPPIPWTDNDGSLTSKWFGASFSKTVVCDAVGAGFPSGRC, encoded by the coding sequence GTGCTGGCGGCGGCTTTTGCCGCGGCCTTGACCCCGGTCACGTGCCTTGGCGAAAGCAGCAAGCCGTTGCCGGCCAAGGCGACAAAGGAATTGCCCCCCGAGCTGCTCTCGCTGCTCGAACAGAAGAAGATGCCAAAACATTCGCCGATTGTTATGCGCCTGTTCAAGGAGGAGGCGGAGCTCGAAGTCTGGAAACAGGACACTGCGGGCCGCTTCCAGATCCTCAAGACCTATCCGATCTGCCGGTGGTCGGGCGATCTCGGTCCGAAATTGCGCGAGGGCGACCGGCAGGCTCCAGAGGGGTTTTATACAGTTACACCTGAGTTGATGAATCCCAACTCCAACTTCTATCTGTCGATCAACCTCGGCTACCCCAACAGCTTCGACAAGGCGAACAAGCGCAACGGCAGCTTCCTCATGATCCACGGCGACTGCTGGTCGAGCGGTTGCTATGCCATGACCGACGAACAGATCAGCGAGATCTACTCGCTGGCGCGTGACTCACTCAGCGGCCGGCCGTCGTTCCAGGTCCAGGCCTATCCGTTCCGCCTGACGCCTTCGAATCTGGCGCGGCATCGAAATAGTCCGAACCTCGCCTTCTGGAAAATGCTCAAGATCGGCAACGATCATTTCGAGACGACGCAACGCGAACCCAGGGTGGATGTGTGCAACCGCCGCTATGTATTCGATGCGCAACCGCCTGCGAATTCGCCGCACCCTCTTGTGTTCAACCCTGCCGAAAAATGTCCTCCCTTCGTCGTCAATCCGGAAATCGCGCGGCGGGCGCTGGGGAAGAGGCGCGCCGACGAGCTCGAATACGCGCGATTGCTTGAAGACAATTTGCCGGCTGCCCCGATCTACAGCGGACTGGACGGCGGAATGAACAAGGCGTTCCTCGCACAGTTTCCGGGCAGAGTGACGCTTGCGAAAGTAATGCCGTACGCATCCTACCTGCCGCAATTGCCCCCGATCCCCTGGACCGACAACGATGGCTCGTTGACCAGCAAATGGTTTGGGGCCTCGTTCTCCAAAACGGTTGTGTGTGATGCGGTTGGCGCCGGCTTCCCGTCGGGCCGGTGCTGA
- a CDS encoding efflux RND transporter periplasmic adaptor subunit: protein MRKSRLVALAGVLIAASGAAVFAILAIPAQEASAARDPRQEPPMVSLVTAARVSGSERGFTGTIGARVESNLGFRVAGKIVERRVNVGEQVKAGQPLMRIDETDLRLALTAKRNAVAAARATVVQTDADERRYANLVNDGWTSRQRYEQAKAASDTANAQLAAAEAEASVAENQATYSVLVADADGTVIQTLGEPGQVVSAGQTVVRLAQSGPREAVVALPETIRPAIGSLAEASLYGSDGRRHAAHLRQLSDSADAQTRTYEARYVLDGEAAAAPLGATVTIRLASQESQPEVQVPLGAVLDDGRMTGVWVFDSATSTVRFRPIKLLRVTSETAVISGSRSDDQIVSLGAHLLHEGARVRTASESRSN, encoded by the coding sequence ATGAGAAAGAGCAGACTTGTGGCCTTGGCAGGTGTCCTGATCGCGGCGTCCGGAGCAGCCGTCTTCGCTATTCTTGCCATTCCCGCTCAAGAAGCTTCCGCGGCGCGCGACCCGAGGCAGGAACCGCCGATGGTCAGTCTGGTGACGGCCGCGCGGGTGAGCGGATCCGAACGCGGTTTCACGGGCACCATAGGCGCGAGGGTGGAAAGCAATCTTGGCTTTCGCGTCGCCGGTAAGATCGTCGAACGGCGCGTGAATGTCGGTGAGCAGGTCAAAGCCGGGCAGCCGCTGATGCGGATCGACGAAACCGACCTCCGCCTTGCGCTTACGGCGAAGCGCAACGCCGTTGCCGCAGCGCGCGCAACTGTCGTTCAGACGGATGCGGATGAGCGGCGATACGCCAACCTCGTCAACGACGGATGGACTTCCCGACAGCGCTACGAGCAGGCGAAAGCCGCGTCGGACACAGCCAACGCGCAACTCGCCGCGGCCGAAGCCGAAGCTAGCGTCGCCGAGAACCAGGCGACCTATTCCGTCCTGGTGGCGGATGCGGACGGAACGGTCATCCAAACGCTTGGCGAGCCGGGACAAGTGGTCTCCGCCGGCCAGACGGTCGTTCGGCTTGCACAGTCCGGTCCCCGCGAAGCTGTGGTGGCGCTTCCCGAAACGATCCGGCCAGCGATCGGCTCGCTCGCCGAGGCGAGCCTATATGGGAGCGATGGGCGCCGCCACGCCGCACATCTCCGGCAGTTGTCGGATTCCGCCGATGCCCAGACCCGCACCTACGAGGCCCGCTATGTGCTCGACGGCGAGGCCGCGGCGGCACCGCTTGGCGCGACGGTCACCATTCGGCTTGCAAGCCAGGAGAGCCAGCCGGAAGTCCAGGTGCCGCTGGGAGCCGTGCTCGATGACGGCAGAATGACAGGCGTTTGGGTGTTCGACAGCGCCACCTCGACCGTACGCTTTCGGCCGATCAAGCTTCTGCGTGTGACCAGCGAAACGGCCGTGATCTCCGGATCAAGGTCTGATGACCAGATTGTTTCTCTCGGCGCTCACCTCCTGCACGAGGGCGCGCGCGTCAGGACTGCCTCTGAGAGCAGGAGCAACTGA